The nucleotide window AAACACCAGTTAATAACATCTGTTGTTCACCACACGTCCACGCTGTCCCAGAAAGCTTTTGACATAGAGATGTCAGCGAAACTTTCTTCCCAGAATGCGTCAGGAAAGTCTTGGGATGTATTAGTCACTTCAGAGTCCGCTATCAATGCTATGGTTTGAATAGATTTTATGGTAGATATTGGACCAACTGTAGCTAGTGATGTTTGTACCTCAGTATCTCGTCCAGAATCAAAACTTACACTGTTACAGGCTTGTTCAGATGCATCTAAAGATTTAGGAATATCTGTTTTTTTACGATCAGTAAACTGAAATGGACCGACTGGATCCTTCTGTTCACTGTTTTTACCTAAAACAAGCAGTTCATTATGAACACTGTTTTTACTTAAAAACGTATCAGCACATTGAACTGAGGAATCTTCATTAACTATTGGAAAATACTCTCTAATACTtatttgtaagttttttttactctttttagAAGAGCACATATTGTCTCCCTTGAGCAGGTCACACTTTTTAGGCCTTCCCTTCTTTCTGCAAGGCTTTTCTTTCACTGTGGTTTTACTGGCCAATACACTAGTTAAGGTGACTGGTCGCTGTGAATGGGTCATTGTGCGGTCAGTGAGACGAGAAACCTCTAACTGTTGTGTTTTACACTGTGGTGAGAAGCTGGGTGTCAAGAAAGTATGGTCGCTTGAGCTTTGGAGATCTACATTTTTCATGGCCATTTTCTTTGTATGATAAATTTTGCTGGAATTATCAGTCACATGATTATCTGGCAGAAGAGGTTTGGGTATAATCCGCTGGGCTGACCTGTCTGTGGGGTTTGTAAGATTCAGAGATAGTGGCAATGAAACTGACTTGTTCAAATTAGCTACCCTACTCTCAAtccttctctttatttctttggaAGAGACTGGGAATACGCTGCTGCTGTTGGTAgaacagagagagggagggcGATTAACACTTTTGTTTGGTGTTATAACATCTCCTTTGATTTTATCAGCGGCATTGATGTTGACCTCCTGGGTGGTACCAGTCTGATAATTCATGCAGCTAAGGACAGCTGAAGGTTGGTTCTTACTTTTGTCTTCTTCAATGTGTGAGATGTGTTTCCCTAGCGTTGAGCACTCCAGTTCAGATCCTAGTGCGAGACTTTCCAAGTGCATTTCATTTAGTTTATATGGTTCTGTTTCATGTCTATGCCTACTGCCCACCATGTCACAGCTGAGATCTGCATTGACCACATCATCAATTAAAGCAGTCTCAACTTCATTCACATGAACATCACACACTTCACCTACATGTTTTTCTTTGCAGAGCTTCTGCATACCATGGTCTATCTCAGGCATTACAACACCAGCTTGAAGCTGTGACAAGCCTGGCATTGAATTCAATCCTTTATTTTCTACCACTGAACTGATCCCAGCAATTCTAGGTAAGGAGCCTTCACTGCAGCTGTCGAAAAGCTCCAGGTCACATGTCTGTGTCATTTGCGTCTGCATACCTTTATGTACGCCCCCTGCTAAGCATAAATTCAAAGAATCCGCTACAACTTCCGTTTTGTTATAACAATGGTCTTTAACCAACACAGAGTCAGAATTACTTAATTTGACCAAGTCCAATTGAGTTTCATCCACTGCACTGTTTGAAGAGACTACTGTATCTGTCTGTGAGGTTACTGTGCTCATGGGTAATGACAGAGATACTTCTGCATGCAGTGAGCCAGTGTGACAGTGTTGGTCATGAGAGTTTTGATCTACTACATTCTGACTAGTTTTAAGGCAATGAATCTCTTgctcttctgaacttagctgtaCTGAAGCTACTCCAGTAGAACAAGACTGTGATGCTCTAAACGATTGAAGGGCAGGTTGTTTCATTGCTGAATTAAACAAACGACTGCTGGATATATAACAACCTGTTTCTTTAGCTCCAAAAGAATCATTTTTTGTAGTTATGTCTTTTAGGCTTTCATCTATGTTTTCTCTGCTTGCAAGCTGAATATCAATACTCCGTTGTGGCTTTTCTTTGTCTTCAAGTGATGATATCCTAGGGTCaaaaaattttacaataatGATTTCCTGGATATTCATGATAAGTATTGCTATGGTCTGcacatatgtatgtatattctAGTTAAAGTTTGTAATGGTCTACACATAAGTATGGATATTCAAGATAAGTATTGTTATGGTGTACACTATTAAACTATTATATTCACTACACAACATTTATCAGTAACTGggttgaaaagaaaagagacacAATCAACTTTCATGGTTTACCATATACTAGTTTAGAATTCTACATTGTTGCATTTATGATTTCAGTGACAGCCCTATAATGGTGCTAATAGAGTTTTACTTTTGCAAGAATATATTAATTTGCATTAAACACCATAAATAACTCAAAACTCAGATATTTTGACTGTTCAACTTGAAAATATGGTATGAATGttattttagaatataaaataagaaacatgCCTTTTGTTTTGTGTCTCTCTGAATATTCTCACACGATTTTTTGTATTGGTAAGTAATGGTTCAGTGTTATGTATCTTGCTAAATTACATTTCAATCTGCATTAAATGGTATCAAAAATATTTCTGAACTTCAAAACAATAAACAGTCTGTAAGTCTTAATccctaatatttatattatatttatatgataGAAACATCAATGCTGctgctttcccccccccccccccccccaaaaaaaacaaaaaaaaaacagctcttCTTCATTGAGACTTTTCTAAATTAGCATTTCTTAAATAGCTGAAAGTGCagagaaaaaaattttgaataaAGGACATTTAGTTATGTGAAAGAGAGTAAGAATTGTTCCCATCAAATGATATTTACACCATTGAAATATTAACCAAGAATGATATACTTTGTTTTTGAAAGAGctggaaaaaaaattctaaatataTTGTTCTTTGAAAAAATTACTATTTCTAAGCCCATGACAAAAATTTGTAGAGTTCAAAACAGATGTTTTCAGAGAtttatcatacagatttgaaagcaatttttttttagtttaatataaGCCTTCTTAGAAAGACCTTCACTCTGGTATTCATCCATGTTCAAGTACttttgtaaagaaaagaaacttataGGCCTTGCCCCATATTAATAAATTGAAGAAAAATCATATATCTAGACAAATAAGAGAGATGAAGGGGGCAACTTAAAAGTAATTTGTTCAGCTTTTACCTGCAGAGAAGCTCCTGATGATGTGACTGAGCTGCATGCAGCAGAGCTTGTCTCTCCTCCAACTGCTTTACCAGGGTCTCATATCTTTTACTGGCCCTTTTAGTACTGTCTATGTGACCAGATCTTGTGTGGAAAGatttcaatttgatcttctCCTCCTTGTGACTTTGAATAAGCTTCTCTGTGATATGCTGTAGTTTATCTAGAAGTTTATCTAGCAAAAATATCAAATGCATCAGCAATAATTTTTTCTATACTATGTAAGTAAAGTATTTCAGGgtcggccttagataattggaggctctAAACAAAGTGAATTTGGCAGCCCCcaattcatgaaaaaaaaaaaaaaaaaaaaacgaaaaaataaaattacacccTTAATTTAAAACCTAGTCAGGCTCCAAAAATAACATTGGGCACAAGTTTCCCTATTTCatctctaaaaaaattttttatagtCCTGTGCACCACCATCCCCCATTGGAGGTCAtaggcagctgcctagtttgcctatgcctaaggctgcCCTGAGTACATAAACAGAGTATTGGAAAACTTGCACACAACGTTGTTCTTTTTCTTAAGAATAAGATTTAGCACAACATAAACATATTATTTCCAAATAAAGTAAACTATACAGGGTGGTCCAACAGTAAAGTGAACAGTAAATAACATTTATGGCAAAACAGTCATTGATAACATTTATAGCAcgaataatttttataataggACTGATACTTAACAACATACTATCCACCTTCTTTTGGACCACACAGTATTTCAGAATAAATAATGTGTCTCATCACAATACTAAGTGGAAGTAGAAACTATACAGTAAAGTGTTAAATGTTTCACTATCTACAACCAACTGTTACTTTAAAGCTCTGGGACAAGAATTCATTTCAACAAtaccaaaaaataaatgcaataGGAAAAATATATTACTGTTCCAATATTATGTTATGCAACAACAAAGCGGTCTTTTTTGGTGACACCCAAACTATGCCCAACCCCCAGGCATATCTGCCCCTGGGATAGTGCAATTTGGTCACACTAAACTTACCCGCAGAGTTCGTAATGTAGCTTCTGAGGCCTGGTTCTTTTCTACTGGAATCCATATTTTTTGGAGATGCAGCCGATACACATATCAAAATAGAAATGGCCCACATTCCCAAAAAAGCTTGGGAACTGCTTGTCTTTTCATAGATGCCAAATAAACAAATGGCAGCAATGTTCATGGAATGTAATGGAAGTTATTGCGTTTATGAATGTAATCCCAAAAATAGAACTACCATTAATGTAGCGATTTCTGATGGGAACATTTCTCTTGAGCATCCAAAGAATaaaatttttctattttctaaAATTACATATGAGCAGCCATGTTTAGACTTAAAAGATGTTGGAACTTACCAGTAGGCTTTTTCTCTGGAATCTTCTCTAGGGTTGTTTTATACAGATTAATTAATCTGTTCAGTGTATCCACCTCTGTTTGATGAACCTGAGAGAAGAGAATTCACTGGAAATTAATATACATAATTAATATTCATAATCAAAATATCAAAAGAGACACACATAACTGCaatattttactattaaatctatagaatctaataataataataataagcattGTCTTCAGatgattaaggatgagtgcagtatttcagatgacctgcatatttttcagAAAGTAATGCAGGCAAAGCCACTTTCAGCCAGGTGTCAATTAAATTTTGCTTTCCATTATCTGCACCTGTCTGTACAATCTAATACATAGCAATACAAGTAGTAATGTCATTAAAATTATCACTTTACTAAAATTagtcttaaaataatttatttcttttacttactTAGTTCATTGTTTTAATAAGTTCTTTAGTAATGAAACGTTATATCTAAGGTGGCCATTcttattgttgattaataaGTTTAATTAATAAGCAACACAAAGGATTtacaataatattatatttacacAAATAGATTACCTGCGAGGATTTCAGCAATACTTTCTCTTTCTGAAGTGAGTCATTCTTTGACCTCTTCCCATCGTCTCTGCAATTTAAGAACTGAGTTTCAACAACCTTAGTTCTGAGACAAACCAAAAAGATTTACAATGTCTTTGCAATTTAAGAACTGAGTTTCAACAAGCTTAGTTCTGAGACAAACCAAAAAGATTGACAAACTAACACATTGATTGTGTACTAAAACTAACTTATTCTTTCATTTATATATCTTTGTCTACTGTCAATTACATTTGGCACTAACTTGAAGGCAGAAGTTGCTGGAGGGAATATCATAGTTGATACTCTCAACTTCAAATGGGCTTTACATGATTTCTCCTCAAGTTTGTCTCCTGAAGCTTTAGTATTGCAAGGCAGCAGGGGTTTGGGGTCAGAGTTACCCTCTCCTAGACTGGACCCATGATATAAACCTTGCCAAGGGCAAAAGAAATAAAGTGGCCTTACAAAAGCCCTAAAATAGGTACATTCACATTTAAAAACTGTGGCAAACTATGCCGCTTCACAATGGGCTTGATTGTCACACCAGATTCTACCCCCAActcaagaagaaactaaagctATGAATTTATCTGGGCGTATCCATGTCCTCGATGTCTTTAACAGGGTTTCTACACCAAAGTCAATATGAAATTCCAGGAGTTTGCCAggactttttgtttaaagtttaaagacagaaggagccatatatacatGTCAATGTTGCCGGAGAAATGTAAACAGAACATTTTTCAGACATTTGACTTCTGGCAGCTTCAAGCCATACACAGAAGAATAAATActgtaagggagataattctTTCCAGTATCGGAAACTTTAACAACTCTCAATTTTAGAGTTTGGAAATACTATAAAAAGATGAGTCTGGCTTGCATCAGGGCTCAGATAAGTTGAATGAGTCTATAATTCTCAAACTTCATGTGAAGTCTACTAAATTGCCTTTATTCttgaatttaaattaaattgtggGTGTTATTACAGGAAGTACAttgtgtgtttttctt belongs to Biomphalaria glabrata chromosome 12, xgBioGlab47.1, whole genome shotgun sequence and includes:
- the LOC106062356 gene encoding uncharacterized protein LOC106062356, giving the protein MAMIGDETFSMISDSTDGSSPLLFSALCRKAANAWRKGSQGSLCEGNLSPVIPSQSFERTSVDENVITTNVPSESSSSQLLITYDSQADLFDSQKSSDHTDQLNKKMKLSEDSQFTKEPLIHIGSQSPGKLKTNTVHSVGGSQSPGKLKTNTAHSVSGSQSVEYDKLLVEFPTCTQSYQALPDSRKSLQPIKLDDDAVSMFSTSTIPPVQDTYCPSGQVLLFSPIQSGHNLSHVPQPKNVHPCNIQNSSSSSSDITNPSMTSRNVCHDGSVHPSVGMAAQDITQSLHDVSNNFIQPKCQSGVMVHSSCKNKVDLPSGDNSSMKELNNSLHRNPEKSSASIVKSTKRSADIVATAVSAAVKMVNGEKRTKVVETQFLNCRDDGKRSKNDSLQKEKVLLKSSQVHQTEVDTLNRLINLYKTTLEKIPEKKPTDKLLDKLQHITEKLIQSHKEEKIKLKSFHTRSGHIDSTKRASKRYETLVKQLEERQALLHAAQSHHQELLCRISSLEDKEKPQRSIDIQLASRENIDESLKDITTKNDSFGAKETGCYISSSRLFNSAMKQPALQSFRASQSCSTGVASVQLSSEEQEIHCLKTSQNVVDQNSHDQHCHTGSLHAEVSLSLPMSTVTSQTDTVVSSNSAVDETQLDLVKLSNSDSVLVKDHCYNKTEVVADSLNLCLAGGVHKGMQTQMTQTCDLELFDSCSEGSLPRIAGISSVVENKGLNSMPGLSQLQAGVVMPEIDHGMQKLCKEKHVGEVCDVHVNEVETALIDDVVNADLSCDMVGSRHRHETEPYKLNEMHLESLALGSELECSTLGKHISHIEEDKSKNQPSAVLSCMNYQTGTTQEVNINAADKIKGDVITPNKSVNRPPSLCSTNSSSVFPVSSKEIKRRIESRVANLNKSVSLPLSLNLTNPTDRSAQRIIPKPLLPDNHVTDNSSKIYHTKKMAMKNVDLQSSSDHTFLTPSFSPQCKTQQLEVSRLTDRTMTHSQRPVTLTSVLASKTTVKEKPCRKKGRPKKCDLLKGDNMCSSKKSKKNLQISIREYFPIVNEDSSVQCADTFLSKNSVHNELLVLGKNSEQKDPVGPFQFTDRKKTDIPKSLDASEQACNSVSFDSGRDTEVQTSLATVGPISTIKSIQTIALIADSEVTNTSQDFPDAFWEESFADISMSKAFWDSVDVW